From the Perognathus longimembris pacificus isolate PPM17 chromosome 9, ASM2315922v1, whole genome shotgun sequence genome, one window contains:
- the LOC125357188 gene encoding LOW QUALITY PROTEIN: sodium-dependent glucose transporter 1C-like (The sequence of the model RefSeq protein was modified relative to this genomic sequence to represent the inferred CDS: deleted 1 base in 1 codon), whose amino-acid sequence MNQFLFLGLSMLASTVGLYLTPFCKQAVLLIVMMSVFGLSFGALDTGGNVLILALWGDKSPPYMQALHFSFALGAFLAPLLAKLALGPTVSADNHTEPNFLPPALNRSSEAASVSLLGAPHDMNLLWAYASIGTYILIVSLFFFVLFFMKSSRQRKSTAASAQESRRAKYHKALLCLLFIFFFFYVGAEITFGSYIFSFATTHVGMDEREAAGLNSIFWGTFAACRGLAIFFAACLRPATMIVLSNLGSLTSCLFLVLFDKSPLCLWIATSVYGASMATTFPSGVSWIEQYSTISGKSAAFFVIGGTLGEMAIPAVIGILQGEYPDLPVVLYICLGSAICTAVLFPVMYKLATLPLNHQRKRNRKNKDQKALAFNFGL is encoded by the exons ATgaatcagtttttgtttttgg GACTATCCATGCTGGCAAGCACAGTTGGTCTTTATCTTACTCCATTCTGCAAGCAAGCAGTACTGCTGATTGTCATGATGTCTGTCTTTGGCCTTTCGTTTGGTGCTCTGGATACAG GTGGGAATGTCCTCATCTTGGCTCTTTGGGGGGACAAGAGCCCCCCATACATGCAGGCCTTACACTTCAGTTTTGCCCTGGGTGCCTTCCTGGCTCCCCTGCTGGCTAAACTGGCCCTGGGCCCCACAGTGTCTGCTGACAACCACACAGAGCCCAACTTTCTCCCTCCAGCCCTGAACCGGTCATCTGAagctgcctcagtctccctactCGGAGCGCCCCATGACATGAACTTACTGTGGGCTTATGCTTCCATCGGCACCTATATTCTCAtagtttctctgtttttctttgttctgttcttCATGAAGAGCTCAAGGCAGAGAAAATCAACAGCAGCATCTGCTCAGGAATCTCGAAGAGCTAAATACCACAAGgcccttctctgtctcctttttatattcttcttcttctatgTTGGAGCTGAGATAACATTCGGCTCTTACATTTTCTCCTTTGCCACCACCCACGTTGGCATGGATGAAAGAGAAGCAGCTGGCTTGAACTCCATCTTCTGGGGGACCTTCGCAGCCTGCCGGGGTCTGGCAATCTTCTTTGCAGCATGTTTGCGACCTGCCACCATGATTGTGCTGAGCAACCTTGGCAGCCTGACCTCCTGTTTGTTTCTGGTGCTTTTTGACAAGAGCCCCCTTTGTCTGTGGATAGCAACCTCCGTGTATGGGGCCTCTATGGCCACCACTTTTCCCAGTGGTGTTTCTTGGATTGAACAGTACAGCACcatcagtggcaagtctgctgcATTTTTTGTGATTGGCGGTACTCTGGGAGAAATGGCAATTCCTGCAGTAATTGGAATTCTTCAAGGGGAGTATCCAGATTTACCAGTAGTTCTGTACATCTGTTTGGGGTCAGCGATCTGCACTGCTGTTTTATTTCCTGTGATGTATAAACTAGCTACCTTGCCTTTGAAtcaccagagaaaaagaaacagg aagaacaAAGACCAGAAAGCTTTGGCATTTAATTTTGGGTTATAA
- the LOC125357573 gene encoding LOW QUALITY PROTEIN: sodium-dependent glucose transporter 1C-like (The sequence of the model RefSeq protein was modified relative to this genomic sequence to represent the inferred CDS: substituted 1 base at 1 genomic stop codon): protein MELELEFRGAVAGAQAAGQLLLRTEVSTKNEQLEEVAVTQRKGQAGSLLCWFTTVILYLSFLGLGLSSGILGPTFQDLAINVNRNISNLSLIFVSRASGFLCGSMIGGVLLDHMNHFLLLGISMLATTVTLYLTPFCKTAEFLIGVMPVFGASFGVLNTGGNVLILALWGDKSPPYMQALHFNFALGAFLAPLLAKLALGPTVSADNHTEPNFLPPALNRSSEAASVSLLGVPHDMNLLWAYASIGTYILIISLFFFVLFFMKSSRQGKSTAASAQESRRAKYHKALLCLLFIFFVFCVGAEVTYGSYIFSFATTHIGMDEREAAGLNSIFWGTFAACRGLAIFFAACLRPATMIVLSNLGSLTSCLFLVLFDKSPLCLWIATSVYGASMATTFPSGVSWIEQYSTIRGKSAAFFVIGGTLGDMAIPAIIGILQGQFPDLPILMYTCLGSAICTAVLFPVMYKLATWPLNCQRKXNRKNKDQKAFLPTFRQ, encoded by the exons ATGGAGTTGGAACTGGAATTCCGAGGAGCTGTGGCTGGGGCCCAGGCTGCCGGGCAGCTGCTCCTCAGGACCGAGGTCTCCACGAAGAATGAGCAGCTGGAGGAGGTGGCCGTCACCCAAAGGAAAGGCCAGGCCGGAAGCCTGCTGTGCTGGTTCACTACCGTGATCCTGTATCTGTCCTTCCTAGGGCTG GGACTGAGTAGTGGTATCCTGGGACCCACATTTCAAGATCTGGCCATTAATGTGAACCGTAATATCAGCAATCTTTCTCTAATATTTGTGAGTCGAGCCTCTGGATTTTTGTGTGGCTCTATGATTGGTGGAGTTCTTCTGGACCACATGAATCATTTTTTACTTTTGG GTATATCAATGCTGGCTACAACAGTTACTCTTTATCTTACTCCTTTCTGCAAGACTGCAGAATTTCTAATTGGCGTGATGCCTGTCTTTGGCGCTTCCTTTGGTGTTCTCAATACAG GTGGGAATGTCCTCATCTTGGCTCTTTGGGGGGACAAGAGCCCCCCATACATGCAAGCCTTACACTTCAATTTTGCCCTGGGTGCCTTCCTGGCTCCCCTGCTGGCTAAACTGGCCCTGGGCCCCACAGTGTCTGCTGACAACCACACAGAGCCCAACTTTCTCCCTCCAGCCCTGAACCGGTCATCTGAagctgcctcagtctccctactCGGAGTGCCCCATGACATGAACTTACTGTGGGCTTATGCTTCCATTGGCACCTATATTCTCataatttctctgtttttctttgttctgttcttCATGAAGAGCTCAAGGCAGGGAAAATCAACAGCAGCATCTGCTCAGGAATCTCGAAGAGCTAAATACCACAAGgcccttctctgtctcctttttaTATTCTTCGTCTTCTGTGTTGGAGCTGAGGTCACATACGGCTCTTACATTTTCTCCTTTGCCACCACCCACATTGGCATGGATGAAAGAGAAGCAGCTGGCTTGAACTCCATCTTCTGGGGGACCTTCGCAGCCTGCCGGGGTCTGGCAATCTTCTTTGCAGCATGTTTGCGACCTGCCACCATGATTGTGCTGAGCAACCTTGGCAGCCTGACCTCCTGTTTGTTTCTGGTGCTTTTTGACAAGAGTCCCCTTTGTCTGTGGATAGCAACCTCCGTGTATGGGGCCTCCATGGCCACCACTTTTCCTAGTGGTGTTTCTTGGATTGAACAGTACAGCACCATCAGAGGCAAGTCTGCTGCATTTTTTGTGATTGGTGGTACTCTGGGAGACATGGCGATTCCTGCAATAATTGGAATTCTTCAAGGGCAATTCCCAGATTTACCAATACTTATGTATACCTGTTTAGGATCAGCGATCTGCACTGCTGTTTTATTTCCTGTGATGTATAAATTAGCAACTTGGCCTCTGAATtgccagagaaaataaaacagaaagaacaaagacCAGAAAGCTTTTCTTCCTACTttcagacaataa